The proteins below come from a single uncultured Dethiosulfovibrio sp. genomic window:
- a CDS encoding HDOD domain-containing protein, translating into MTLVGIGSLEGRVLDQDLHAPNGRMILAKNTVVTARHIEVLLSWGVVEGSVYGDPGESRVVEAEGDTSAPVLSLWKNGWSKRWLSPRVRTIPENLVPSGYKELSSSDLLPLESLLYLEPGLASYSPVLQEIIDVIDSPFSSAVHVAEVVARDSALSARLLKLVNSPIYGFPRTIKSIEQAVSIVGSDDLMALAVQVSSIAYFKGIGDNILDMRSFWEFSISCALFARLLAFRRFRGDDSHFFVGGMLMNLGRLVMVQRMPEAFSKALYEASQGTSLVESERSVFGYSSADVTFSLFDRWFLPPDLARSVTEGRSRRSSDREAVLFALAESLATALGTGFAGDYYSPPLTDMDFDLLGITENELEFIICQFDRQRAEIVDAFLGGLAS; encoded by the coding sequence ATGACCTTAGTAGGTATAGGTTCCCTGGAGGGGCGAGTCCTGGATCAGGATCTCCACGCCCCTAACGGTCGCATGATCCTGGCGAAGAACACGGTTGTGACCGCCAGACACATAGAGGTTCTGCTGTCCTGGGGGGTTGTGGAGGGATCGGTATACGGTGATCCCGGTGAGAGTAGGGTAGTGGAGGCCGAAGGGGATACGTCCGCTCCTGTTCTCTCTCTTTGGAAAAACGGATGGAGCAAGCGATGGCTTTCTCCCAGAGTCAGAACTATACCGGAAAACCTGGTACCTTCGGGATATAAAGAGCTCTCTTCCAGTGATCTTCTTCCGCTGGAATCGTTGTTGTATCTGGAGCCAGGGCTTGCGTCTTACTCCCCGGTTCTCCAGGAGATTATCGACGTTATAGACTCTCCCTTCAGCTCGGCGGTCCATGTCGCCGAGGTCGTCGCCCGTGATTCAGCCCTTTCCGCCAGATTACTGAAGCTGGTGAACAGCCCTATCTACGGATTCCCAAGGACGATAAAATCGATAGAACAGGCTGTCTCCATAGTGGGAAGCGATGATTTGATGGCCCTGGCGGTCCAAGTCTCGTCTATCGCCTATTTCAAGGGAATAGGCGACAACATACTCGACATGAGAAGTTTCTGGGAATTCTCAATAAGCTGCGCCCTTTTCGCCAGATTACTGGCCTTTCGGCGGTTCAGAGGGGATGATTCCCACTTTTTCGTCGGAGGTATGCTGATGAATTTAGGGAGATTGGTCATGGTTCAGAGAATGCCGGAGGCGTTCTCGAAAGCCCTTTACGAAGCCTCCCAAGGAACCTCTTTAGTTGAGTCTGAGAGGTCGGTATTTGGATATAGCTCCGCCGACGTTACCTTTTCCCTGTTCGATAGATGGTTTCTGCCGCCGGACCTGGCTAGATCTGTGACCGAGGGGAGATCCCGTCGATCTTCCGACAGGGAGGCCGTCCTCTTCGCCCTAGCGGAAAGCCTAGCTACGGCTTTGGGAACAGGGTTTGCAGGAGACTACTACTCTCCTCCTCTGACCGATATGGATTTCGACCTTCTGGGAATAACGGAAAACGAGCTCGAGTTTATTATATGTCAGTTCGATAGGCAGAGAGCGGAGATAGTGGACGCGTTTTTAGGGGGACTTGCTTCATGA
- a CDS encoding diguanylate cyclase: MTLSTSVPVIQVVEDSLTQAKRLERLLRENGYDVSVARNGAMGLEMAGKVTPTVIITDVMMPEMDGYEMCRKIKDDPKLKDIPVIILTSLSDPGDVIKGLQSGADNFLTKPYEDDHLLRRLQHVLANLELRRSGQAQMSVEVYFGGQYHKLTADRIQIVDLLLSTFEAAVMQNNQLQKLSGDYRNALDDVKRVQANFQTIMETTGDGVVVVDESGSVRYVNPAAELLFETSSSKMMGKPFPYSVDKEGDREISFMTSRGEVYVDMRVVSSNWDGELVKLATLRDISETVSLRKRLEVEAITDALTGLYNRRGFMTMGEKALKIADDNGIDALCVFADLDGFKAVNDDFGHDEGDKVLQETAQVLKEAFRESDIVGRVGGDEFAAIILKDCEDCEKAIVERLDEKLKSVNSSPERCPYRLSMSVGIHLRKAGDRSSLSSFMIEADKKMYSSKETKKRDKV, from the coding sequence ATGACTCTGAGCACATCGGTTCCTGTAATTCAAGTCGTTGAGGATAGCCTTACCCAGGCTAAGAGGCTGGAGAGACTTCTGAGGGAAAACGGCTACGACGTCTCCGTAGCCCGTAACGGAGCCATGGGGTTGGAGATGGCTGGAAAAGTCACGCCAACGGTTATAATAACCGACGTCATGATGCCCGAAATGGACGGTTACGAAATGTGCAGGAAAATCAAGGACGATCCTAAGCTCAAGGATATACCGGTTATTATACTCACCTCCCTGTCCGATCCCGGTGACGTCATAAAGGGACTTCAGTCAGGGGCTGATAACTTCCTCACAAAACCCTATGAGGACGACCATTTGCTAAGGAGATTGCAGCATGTCCTGGCAAACCTAGAGCTTAGAAGGTCTGGTCAGGCACAGATGAGCGTGGAGGTCTACTTCGGCGGGCAATACCACAAACTGACCGCCGACAGGATACAGATAGTGGACCTGCTATTGTCCACCTTCGAGGCAGCGGTGATGCAGAATAACCAGCTTCAAAAGCTCTCCGGCGACTACCGAAACGCCCTGGACGACGTGAAAAGAGTCCAGGCAAACTTCCAGACAATAATGGAGACCACCGGAGACGGAGTAGTGGTCGTCGACGAATCTGGCTCGGTGAGATACGTCAATCCTGCCGCCGAACTTCTATTCGAGACGTCAAGCTCCAAAATGATGGGTAAGCCCTTTCCCTATTCGGTGGACAAAGAGGGTGACAGGGAAATATCCTTCATGACATCCCGAGGCGAGGTCTACGTCGACATGAGGGTAGTGAGCTCCAACTGGGATGGAGAGCTGGTGAAATTGGCCACCCTTCGGGACATATCGGAGACCGTCTCTCTCAGGAAAAGGCTGGAGGTCGAGGCCATAACCGACGCCCTGACAGGGCTATACAACAGAAGGGGCTTTATGACCATGGGGGAAAAGGCCCTTAAAATCGCCGACGACAACGGAATAGACGCCCTGTGCGTCTTTGCCGATCTAGACGGATTTAAGGCGGTCAACGACGACTTCGGCCACGACGAAGGGGATAAGGTCCTTCAGGAGACAGCCCAGGTGCTCAAAGAGGCATTCAGAGAATCGGATATTGTAGGCAGAGTCGGAGGGGACGAGTTTGCCGCTATAATCCTGAAAGACTGTGAGGACTGCGAGAAGGCCATCGTAGAGAGGCTCGACGAAAAACTGAAATCGGTAAACAGCTCTCCAGAGCGGTGCCCTTACCGACTTTCGATGAGCGTAGGGATACATCTGAGAAAAGCGGGAGACCGATCGAGCCTTTCGAGCTTCATGATAGAGGCGGATAAAAAGATGTACAGCAGTAAAGAGACAAAAAAAAGAGATAAAGTTTAA
- a CDS encoding D-serine ammonia-lyase gives MRGRESVLERIKNCDPVAWANEDKLPSSLALRGTAISISDVLDAQARLDRFAPYIGSRFPETDDGIIESPLSEASELAKSIADGYEVQVPRLFLKRDNDLPVAGSIKARGGIHEILAIAEGLAVKEGLLRISQNYSILARREFKDFFSRYSVAVGSTGNLGISVGIISAELGFDTTVHMSQDAKEWKKSLLRSKGVTVIEHESDYSEAVRQGRYMCESRENCYFVDDERSPLLFCGYAVAALRLRDQLKSLSVEVDSDHPLRVYLPCGVGGAPGGIAFGLKQIYGDSVHCWFVEPTHAPCMSLAMVLGRPDVSVSQFGIDGVTEADGLAVGAPSDMVWSICHRLVDGIITVEDDSLYELQYLMDRDQGVKAEPSAAAALWGLTDLEPLPGETAIAWLTGGSFLPEDTYKSMLIRGGDLWRGKR, from the coding sequence ATGAGAGGCAGAGAGAGTGTTCTTGAGAGAATAAAGAACTGCGATCCTGTAGCGTGGGCAAACGAGGACAAGTTACCGTCGTCGTTGGCATTGAGGGGGACGGCTATCTCCATTTCCGACGTTCTGGACGCTCAGGCCAGGCTGGATCGCTTCGCCCCTTACATAGGGAGCAGATTTCCCGAGACCGACGACGGCATTATAGAATCTCCCCTCTCGGAGGCCTCGGAGCTGGCTAAGTCTATCGCCGACGGATACGAGGTCCAGGTCCCCAGGCTTTTTCTCAAAAGGGACAACGATCTTCCGGTAGCGGGATCAATAAAGGCCAGAGGAGGAATCCACGAGATATTGGCCATCGCCGAGGGACTTGCGGTAAAGGAAGGGTTGCTCAGGATCAGCCAGAATTACTCCATACTGGCCAGGAGGGAGTTCAAAGACTTCTTTTCCCGTTACTCCGTAGCGGTAGGTTCGACGGGAAACCTGGGCATAAGCGTAGGGATAATATCGGCGGAGCTGGGGTTTGATACCACCGTCCATATGTCACAGGACGCAAAAGAGTGGAAGAAGTCGCTTTTACGGTCCAAAGGCGTCACGGTAATAGAGCACGAAAGCGACTACTCCGAGGCGGTCCGCCAGGGCAGATATATGTGTGAGTCCAGGGAAAACTGTTATTTCGTCGACGACGAAAGGTCCCCTCTCCTTTTCTGTGGCTATGCAGTGGCGGCACTAAGGCTGAGAGATCAGCTAAAATCGCTGTCCGTGGAGGTAGACTCAGATCACCCGCTAAGGGTCTATCTGCCCTGCGGTGTCGGAGGGGCACCAGGGGGAATCGCCTTTGGCCTAAAACAGATATACGGGGATTCGGTACACTGCTGGTTCGTGGAGCCGACCCACGCACCCTGTATGTCACTGGCCATGGTCTTAGGCCGACCGGATGTGTCGGTGTCCCAGTTTGGAATAGACGGAGTCACCGAAGCGGACGGTCTGGCGGTGGGAGCCCCTTCGGATATGGTATGGTCCATTTGCCACAGGCTTGTAGACGGCATAATCACCGTCGAGGACGACTCGCTGTACGAACTGCAGTATCTCATGGACCGAGATCAAGGAGTTAAAGCGGAACCTTCCGCAGCGGCAGCCCTTTGGGGTTTGACGGACCTTGAACCCCTCCCAGGTGAGACCGCCATAGCCTGGCTCACAGGAGGGAGTTTCCTGCCTGAAGACACATATAAATCCATGCTAATTCGTGGGGGGGACTTGTGGAGAGGAAAAAGGTAG
- a CDS encoding HD-GYP domain-containing protein: protein MRYQGISGDLEYQLATLKERHRFVDKILDIVLRLNDFSSVAGVTVSPEDVLEETLRRLKGLFQCSSAGFFLIDKDASFSLSRHEGCPTSLEKEKSILVGDGSFAWALHRNKPTLIRSSDGKNTVLLHSMTTSSRTMGMFLGIISSEKGSLLDSHLYFVTVVLNSAASVLQYIELFSMVRGLNGSLEKKVDQLTKSERELTVYKDKLERLVDLRTAELGEANSRLGRSLLGVVDAMGKVVESRDPYTAGHQRRVALIASTIARRLGLPEDEVEGIRVAGLVHDIGKIAIPAEILTKPARLNKLEFRMVQTHPEAGYDMLQSIDFPWPVAEMVRQHHERMDGSGYPKGLEGEQILLGARCLAVADVVEAISSHRPYRPGLGLGEARLEIEGNRGTSYDLEVVDVCLAMMEEEGFFETYLS, encoded by the coding sequence ATGAGATATCAGGGGATATCCGGGGATCTGGAGTATCAACTTGCCACTTTAAAAGAACGTCATCGCTTCGTGGATAAGATATTGGATATAGTCCTGAGGCTTAACGACTTTTCCTCCGTCGCAGGGGTAACCGTATCCCCTGAGGATGTCCTTGAGGAGACTTTACGGAGGCTGAAAGGGCTTTTTCAGTGTTCCTCCGCCGGTTTTTTCCTGATAGATAAAGACGCCTCTTTTTCACTGTCCAGGCACGAGGGATGTCCTACCTCTTTGGAGAAGGAAAAATCCATCCTAGTTGGTGACGGTAGCTTCGCCTGGGCTCTACACAGGAACAAACCGACCTTGATTAGATCCTCCGACGGCAAAAACACCGTACTCCTACATTCTATGACCACTTCGAGCAGGACTATGGGGATGTTTTTAGGGATAATATCGTCGGAAAAAGGGTCCTTGTTGGACTCCCACCTCTACTTCGTGACGGTGGTCCTCAACTCGGCGGCCAGCGTCCTCCAGTACATTGAGCTTTTTTCCATGGTAAGGGGACTGAACGGCTCTCTCGAAAAAAAGGTCGACCAGCTCACAAAATCGGAACGAGAGCTGACGGTCTACAAGGATAAGCTTGAGAGGCTGGTGGACCTGAGGACCGCTGAGCTCGGGGAGGCAAACTCCAGACTAGGCAGATCCCTTCTAGGGGTTGTCGATGCCATGGGCAAGGTGGTGGAATCGAGAGATCCCTACACCGCCGGTCACCAGAGGCGGGTCGCTTTGATAGCCTCGACTATAGCCCGCAGACTAGGCCTGCCGGAGGATGAGGTCGAAGGCATCAGGGTAGCGGGACTGGTCCACGATATAGGCAAAATAGCTATTCCTGCGGAGATACTCACAAAACCCGCCAGGCTCAACAAGCTGGAGTTTCGAATGGTACAGACCCATCCCGAAGCAGGTTACGATATGCTTCAGTCTATAGATTTTCCATGGCCCGTCGCAGAGATGGTTCGACAGCATCACGAGAGAATGGATGGGTCGGGCTATCCTAAAGGCCTTGAGGGAGAGCAAATCCTCCTGGGAGCCCGATGTCTGGCGGTAGCCGACGTGGTGGAGGCCATATCCTCCCACAGGCCCTACAGGCCGGGGCTTGGGCTAGGTGAGGCGAGGCTGGAGATTGAGGGAAACAGAGGGACCTCCTATGACCTAGAGGTGGTGGACGTCTGTCTTGCCATGATGGAGGAAGAGGGTTTCTTCGAGACCTATTTAAGCTAG
- a CDS encoding cyclase family protein, producing MKAVDLTYTVEEGMPVYPGTEPPVIVEATTVAVEGFAEKLLTLFSHTGTHMDAPAHMLKDGSCLDEMDVNTFMGKAVVADVKDSVVDVEDLIPFRSDLDEGDYLILRTGWSRFWGTDDYFGPFPVLSEEAAKWISERNLKGIGVDAISVDPVESTTLPNHLILLGSGMVIVENLTNLEKLPQSFTFLCLPLKIGHADGAPIRAVGLL from the coding sequence ATGAAAGCTGTAGATCTTACATACACAGTAGAGGAAGGTATGCCCGTATACCCTGGGACCGAGCCCCCTGTTATAGTCGAGGCCACCACTGTGGCAGTCGAGGGCTTCGCCGAAAAACTCCTCACCCTTTTCAGCCACACCGGAACCCACATGGACGCTCCAGCCCATATGTTGAAAGACGGTTCCTGCCTGGATGAAATGGACGTCAACACATTTATGGGGAAGGCGGTCGTGGCGGACGTCAAGGACAGTGTGGTGGACGTGGAAGATCTTATTCCCTTCAGGTCCGACCTTGACGAGGGAGATTATCTGATACTCAGAACAGGGTGGTCCAGGTTTTGGGGTACCGACGATTATTTTGGGCCCTTTCCGGTGCTATCGGAGGAGGCAGCTAAATGGATCTCCGAGAGAAACCTTAAGGGCATAGGGGTCGACGCCATATCGGTGGACCCGGTAGAGTCGACGACTCTGCCAAACCACCTGATCCTGCTGGGATCGGGCATGGTGATAGTCGAAAACCTGACAAATCTCGAAAAGCTGCCCCAGTCCTTCACCTTCCTCTGTCTGCCCCTAAAGATAGGCCATGCCGACGGAGCACCTATAAGGGCCGTTGGACTCCTGTAA
- a CDS encoding FmdE family protein, which produces MGNETNYEKVVAFHGHSCPGLAIGIKASELALMELGEGDGDEELVCISETDMCGVDGIQYMTNCTVGKGNLILRNYGKVAFTFYRRRDSKGIRLVLKDSLKKDMERNEYRDYLLKSNAEDLFDVKAPREPLPSMAYRESSLRCSRCGEGTMESLTRNLDGQVYCLPCFREIRPER; this is translated from the coding sequence ATGGGAAACGAGACAAACTACGAAAAAGTGGTGGCCTTTCATGGACATAGCTGTCCTGGTCTGGCAATAGGGATAAAGGCCTCAGAGCTCGCATTGATGGAGCTGGGGGAAGGGGACGGAGACGAAGAGTTGGTCTGTATCTCCGAGACCGATATGTGTGGAGTAGACGGGATACAGTACATGACGAACTGCACCGTGGGAAAGGGCAACCTTATCCTGCGAAACTACGGAAAAGTTGCATTCACCTTCTACCGCAGAAGGGACAGCAAAGGTATCAGGCTAGTGTTAAAGGACAGCCTAAAAAAGGACATGGAAAGGAATGAGTACAGGGATTACCTACTCAAGTCCAACGCAGAGGATCTTTTTGACGTAAAAGCCCCCAGAGAGCCCCTTCCCTCAATGGCCTACAGAGAGTCGAGCCTCAGATGCTCGAGGTGTGGCGAGGGAACTATGGAGTCACTCACCAGAAACCTGGACGGTCAGGTTTACTGCCTGCCATGTTTCAGGGAGATAAGGCCGGAGAGGTAG
- a CDS encoding CrcB family protein, with protein sequence MSKIILMMIAGALGALSRYVLSSLIQGKATEVFPWSTITVNVVGCLLFGFAWTLANERHFISGHTAFIILTGFIGSFTTFSTMTFEAFNLISSSAHIKALVYLIGSQTVGIGAALCGVLLGRFV encoded by the coding sequence ATGTCAAAAATTATTTTAATGATGATCGCCGGGGCTTTAGGGGCCCTCAGTCGCTATGTCCTTTCCAGCTTGATTCAGGGAAAAGCGACAGAGGTATTTCCCTGGAGCACCATAACCGTCAACGTAGTGGGATGTCTTTTGTTCGGCTTCGCATGGACCCTGGCAAACGAACGACATTTTATATCTGGACATACCGCTTTTATAATTCTAACCGGCTTCATCGGCTCATTCACCACTTTTTCCACTATGACTTTTGAAGCCTTTAACTTGATATCGTCATCAGCCCATATAAAAGCCCTGGTATACCTTATCGGATCCCAAACCGTAGGAATAGGAGCGGCGTTGTGTGGCGTTTTGCTGGGGCGCTTTGTGTGA
- a CDS encoding formate--tetrahydrofolate ligase: protein MAFLSDIEIAQQASMKPITEVASQLGIEEDDLEHYGKYKAKVSYDLWDKVKDREDGKLILVTAITPTAAGEGKTTTSVGLAQALAKLGKKTSLALREPSLGPVFGVKGGAAGGGYSQVVPMEDINIHFTGDLHAITAAHNLLAAMLDNSIHQGNELNIDPRRIALKRVMDMNDRSLRDIVIGLGGKPNGVPRQDGFDITVASEVMAILCLSTSISDLKSRLAKIIVAYDYEGKPVTAGDLKAHGAMAMLLKDALKPNMVQTLEHVPAFVHGGPFANIAHGCNSVMATRYGLKLADYFVTEAGFAADLGAEKFLDIKCRMANLKPNAVVIVATVRALKVHGGVAKENLGEVNMEALAAGIPNLEKHIENMKSFGLPVVVAINAFPTDTPEELKLVEEKCSALGAPVALSEIWAKGGEGGIDLAKKVIEACDQPNEFHYLYDEKLSPKEKIETIATKIYGANGVAFTAQAQKDLKAIHDLGLDDLLICMAKTQSSISDDPAKKGRPTDFEVTVREIRISAGAGFLVAITGSIMTMPGLPKKPAAVAIDVDEHGKISGLF from the coding sequence ATGGCGTTTCTGTCGGACATAGAGATAGCACAGCAGGCTAGCATGAAGCCCATCACCGAGGTGGCGTCCCAGCTGGGGATCGAGGAGGACGACCTTGAGCATTACGGCAAGTACAAGGCCAAGGTTTCCTACGATCTCTGGGACAAAGTCAAGGACAGGGAGGACGGCAAGCTGATCCTGGTCACAGCCATCACCCCGACCGCCGCAGGAGAGGGGAAAACCACCACTTCCGTCGGACTGGCTCAGGCCTTAGCCAAGCTGGGCAAGAAGACCTCCCTGGCCCTCAGAGAGCCCTCCTTAGGACCTGTCTTCGGGGTCAAAGGCGGAGCCGCCGGAGGGGGCTACAGCCAGGTGGTCCCTATGGAGGACATAAACATTCACTTCACCGGAGACCTCCACGCCATCACCGCAGCCCACAACCTGCTGGCGGCCATGCTGGACAACTCGATCCACCAGGGCAACGAGCTCAACATCGACCCCAGGAGGATCGCCCTCAAGAGAGTAATGGACATGAACGACCGCTCTCTCAGGGATATAGTGATCGGCCTAGGGGGCAAGCCTAACGGCGTTCCCCGTCAGGACGGCTTCGACATCACCGTCGCCTCGGAGGTAATGGCCATACTCTGCCTCTCCACCAGCATCTCGGACCTAAAGTCCAGGCTCGCAAAGATCATCGTGGCCTACGACTACGAGGGCAAGCCGGTGACCGCAGGGGATCTTAAGGCTCACGGCGCCATGGCGATGCTGCTCAAAGACGCTCTGAAGCCCAACATGGTCCAGACCTTGGAGCACGTTCCGGCCTTCGTCCACGGTGGCCCCTTCGCCAACATCGCCCACGGCTGCAACAGCGTCATGGCCACCAGATACGGCCTCAAGCTGGCGGATTACTTCGTCACCGAGGCTGGCTTCGCCGCCGACTTAGGGGCGGAGAAGTTCCTGGACATCAAATGCCGCATGGCAAACCTCAAGCCTAACGCAGTGGTGATAGTGGCAACCGTAAGGGCCCTGAAGGTCCACGGAGGGGTGGCAAAAGAGAACCTGGGCGAGGTGAACATGGAGGCCCTAGCCGCCGGTATCCCCAACTTAGAGAAGCACATAGAGAACATGAAGTCCTTCGGGCTTCCGGTGGTGGTCGCTATTAACGCTTTCCCCACCGACACCCCAGAGGAGCTCAAGCTCGTCGAGGAGAAGTGTTCCGCACTAGGAGCACCTGTGGCCCTCTCTGAGATATGGGCCAAAGGCGGCGAGGGCGGCATCGACCTTGCCAAGAAAGTCATAGAGGCCTGCGATCAGCCCAACGAATTCCACTACCTCTACGACGAAAAACTCTCCCCTAAGGAGAAGATAGAGACCATCGCCACTAAGATATACGGAGCCAACGGCGTGGCCTTCACCGCTCAGGCCCAGAAGGACCTGAAAGCCATCCACGACCTTGGCCTGGATGACCTGCTCATCTGCATGGCTAAGACCCAGTCCTCTATCTCCGACGACCCTGCGAAAAAGGGCAGACCTACCGACTTCGAGGTCACAGTCAGGGAGATAAGGATCTCAGCCGGAGCGGGGTTCCTGGTCGCCATCACCGGTTCCATCATGACCATGCCAGGGCTTCCTAAAAAGCCCGCCGCCGTCGCCATCGACGTCGACGAGCACGGCAAGATCTCCGGACTGTTTTAA
- a CDS encoding Synerg-CTERM sorting domain-containing protein, giving the protein MGRRARLFCAALTVFALLGCFMGDRGDAWSSGDRITVELGLGESAKSFDLGEVAGSAFWAEPPVPSGHTCMNRGMTFRLLQSLADRQCEDGVLRPFDLDVRLGWQFGCATKIYNGYVPIVLSGDSYVGIRDQNGDYVVRPGIFKVWDYSLDSRPTSGEVSPSSLYRIEATSRSTGKVYALNLKDQAFPDNFFSVRQKWIEEVYPKEQAGQALSDEEKVLDELWHKLQEDALATVVSADQGDFAVKVLNEGCPFSGFVKNGVLSFRSKDGSLKELQMVDACMEGEGDQRHPCLCRAMAYRVAQIASSAWSDGIFDVNDVKVETGWNSDGPKELFVDLMGLPSVTYGVKGKISSPDSMSLADCWYRVTVLSTGESFVFRGTERMLPSDFMVLRNKVKGGSATPEEQKALRQSKAIIMASVQRDGFYGGFEIRKAPKPLAISDVLVSGDLRYLSVDGKKVETLSLPDGVLEDDGKGGTKICLCQAMAFRVSQMMSHRWADGIFRPNDVSIETGWNSDGPSEFWVDRMGMDPKDVAISSNATSGSELSVSDGWYKVTVKSTGETFSFRATSDIYLSDFLDLRALAKQGKISDAQKKRQMALRKRIENRVLASPYVSLFKVEEPSSVIAQPVPALSSNGVPVLPRAITDEERKKCAGLAGKEGDRVFAYDIDEPGSSWEGSLEIGSGDVTVMAESGNGLKAMTIDESKGEINSSAVKSFAIKIEANGPFDLNHENAGVQAKIFVQESVAKTEEGVSSSSGGCSIGLSPWGLALLGVPLIFMKNRHKN; this is encoded by the coding sequence ATGGGTCGAAGGGCTCGTCTGTTTTGTGCTGCCCTAACGGTGTTTGCTCTGTTGGGGTGTTTTATGGGGGATAGAGGTGACGCTTGGTCTTCTGGGGATAGGATCACCGTCGAGTTAGGGTTAGGTGAGTCGGCAAAGTCATTTGACCTAGGGGAGGTCGCCGGGTCTGCTTTCTGGGCGGAGCCTCCTGTGCCTTCCGGACATACCTGTATGAACCGAGGTATGACTTTTAGGCTTCTACAGTCTCTGGCGGACAGGCAGTGTGAGGATGGAGTTCTTCGTCCTTTCGATCTAGACGTCCGTTTAGGCTGGCAGTTTGGCTGTGCTACGAAAATTTATAACGGCTATGTCCCTATAGTTCTGTCCGGTGATAGCTACGTCGGAATTAGGGACCAGAACGGTGATTACGTCGTCCGTCCCGGGATTTTCAAGGTTTGGGACTATTCGTTGGACAGTCGGCCGACCTCAGGAGAGGTGTCTCCTTCCTCTCTGTACAGGATAGAGGCGACCTCCAGATCCACCGGTAAGGTATACGCTCTAAACCTCAAGGATCAGGCTTTTCCCGATAACTTCTTCTCCGTCAGACAAAAATGGATAGAAGAGGTATACCCCAAAGAGCAGGCGGGTCAGGCGTTGTCGGATGAGGAGAAAGTTCTGGACGAGTTATGGCATAAACTCCAGGAGGACGCCCTTGCAACGGTGGTGTCCGCCGATCAGGGCGATTTTGCGGTGAAAGTCCTTAACGAAGGATGCCCTTTTTCCGGATTTGTTAAAAACGGAGTCCTCTCTTTCCGGTCGAAAGACGGTTCCCTGAAAGAGCTTCAGATGGTAGATGCCTGTATGGAGGGGGAGGGAGATCAGCGTCATCCCTGTCTGTGCAGGGCCATGGCCTACAGGGTCGCCCAGATAGCTTCCTCCGCCTGGAGCGACGGAATATTCGACGTTAACGACGTTAAAGTGGAGACAGGATGGAATTCCGACGGTCCTAAAGAGCTTTTCGTCGACCTCATGGGGCTACCCTCCGTCACATACGGAGTAAAGGGAAAAATTTCCTCTCCCGACTCTATGTCTCTGGCGGACTGTTGGTACAGGGTCACCGTTCTGTCCACAGGGGAATCTTTCGTCTTCCGTGGGACGGAGCGTATGTTGCCTTCGGATTTTATGGTGTTGAGGAACAAAGTAAAAGGAGGGTCCGCTACTCCTGAAGAACAGAAGGCTCTTAGACAGAGTAAAGCGATCATAATGGCCTCCGTTCAGAGAGACGGATTTTACGGCGGTTTCGAGATAAGAAAGGCTCCCAAGCCTCTGGCGATATCGGATGTCCTCGTATCGGGAGACCTCAGATACCTTTCGGTGGACGGTAAAAAAGTGGAGACCCTCTCCCTTCCCGATGGGGTCTTAGAGGACGACGGTAAGGGTGGAACTAAAATTTGTCTCTGTCAGGCCATGGCCTTTAGGGTGTCTCAGATGATGTCCCATCGCTGGGCTGACGGTATCTTCCGTCCTAATGACGTCTCTATCGAGACGGGATGGAACAGCGATGGACCGTCGGAGTTCTGGGTCGATAGGATGGGAATGGATCCTAAGGACGTGGCTATCTCTTCCAATGCGACCTCAGGAAGTGAGCTATCCGTTAGTGATGGTTGGTACAAAGTCACCGTAAAGTCCACCGGTGAGACCTTTTCCTTCAGGGCTACCAGCGATATATATCTCTCCGACTTTCTCGATCTCAGGGCCTTGGCCAAACAGGGCAAGATAAGCGACGCCCAGAAGAAACGGCAGATGGCCTTGAGAAAGAGGATAGAGAACCGAGTGCTGGCCTCTCCTTATGTATCGCTGTTTAAGGTAGAAGAGCCCTCTAGCGTTATCGCTCAGCCTGTTCCCGCTTTGTCCTCAAACGGTGTTCCTGTCCTGCCTAGAGCGATTACCGATGAGGAGAGAAAGAAATGCGCTGGTCTTGCAGGCAAGGAGGGAGACAGAGTTTTTGCCTACGATATCGATGAGCCCGGTTCCTCCTGGGAAGGGTCTTTGGAGATCGGAAGCGGCGACGTTACGGTTATGGCCGAAAGCGGCAATGGCCTGAAGGCCATGACGATCGACGAATCAAAAGGGGAGATCAATTCCTCTGCTGTTAAATCCTTCGCCATAAAGATCGAGGCGAACGGTCCTTTCGACCTCAATCACGAAAATGCCGGTGTCCAGGCAAAAATATTTGTCCAAGAATCGGTGGCTAAGACGGAGGAGGGAGTTTCCAGTTCCAGTGGAGGTTGCTCCATCGGTCTATCCCCTTGGGGGCTGGCGCTTTTAGGGGTCCCTCTGATTTTTATGAAAAATAGACACAAGAACTAA